A genomic segment from Pelobates fuscus isolate aPelFus1 chromosome 7, aPelFus1.pri, whole genome shotgun sequence encodes:
- the MMACHC gene encoding cyanocobalamin reductase / alkylcobalamin dealkylase gives METHVELQEILGPSGFEVYPFQVGWYNAVLDPVFHLSYPEDTLAFVVLSKPSMFECAFKPFLCEQKLQSLRDPIDQCVAYHMSLAKERCPSKKIDVIYDYELHPNRRPKVLMQTAAHVSGAAYYYQRRDVPQDPWGEKKIFGVCIHPRYGGWFAIRAVLVFSEVRAPTLEQLLPIDCIPSREDRIQLLEDFNFRWRDGKYRDVLPVEQRYSTEQILYFATPPAERFKLLEMWGTLPLSPPC, from the exons ATGGAGACCCACGTGGAGCTGCAGGAGATCCTGGGACCCTCTGGGTTTGAGGTTTATCCCTTCCAG GTTGGTTGGTACAATGCAGTGCTTGACCCTGTCTTTCACCTCTCCTACCCTGAGGACACCTTGGCTTTTGTCGTTCTCAGCAAGCCTTCGATGTTTGAATGCGCTTTTAAGCCTTTCCTCTGTGAGCAGAAGCTTCAAAGTCTACGTGATCCTATTGACCAGTGCGTCGCGTACCACATGTCACTAGCGAAGGAG AGGTGTCCTTCGAAAAAAATCGATGTTATATATGACTATGAGCTACACCCTAATCGGCGGCCCAAAGTGCTGATGCAGACAGCGGCTCACGTGTCTGGTGCGGCCTATTACTATCAACGCAGAGACGTACCACAAGACCCCTGGGGAGAGAAG AAAATATTTGGGGTCTGCATACACCCTCGATATGGGGGCTGGTTTGCTATCCGTGCTGTGCTGGTGTTCAGTGAGGTACGAGCTCCTACCTTGGAGCAGCTTCTCCCGATAGACTGCATCCCCTCTCGAGAAGACAGAATTCAACTTCTTGAGGACTTCAACTTTCGCTGGCGAGATGGGAAATACCGAGACGTGCTGCCTGTTGAGCAACGCTACTCTACAGAACAAATCCTTTACTTCGCCACACCCCCCGCAGAAAGATTTAAACTGTTGGAAATGTGGGGTACACTACCTCTGAGCCCTCCCTGCTGA